The following are encoded in a window of Natronoarchaeum philippinense genomic DNA:
- a CDS encoding sugar phosphate nucleotidyltransferase has product MTAPTAVVLAAGEGVRLRPLTRNRPKPLLPAGSSPILEHALDTLTSVGVDDIVLVVGHKRSRVQDYVGSTHDGATVRYVTQDSQLGSGHALLQAESAVDGPLLVLNGDQVIDSAIVRDVLDAHRDAGDAAATVGALDRGGLSRYGGVVVDDGRATEFAENPDDEAKYRLNAGVYGLEQSIFDALRSTGPENGDLPLTSGLQTLVDRDENVAAVRTEGLWADANYPWDVLGLARELFDHGVLPGADDPAMGIAPSARVHDDAVLKSPVVVAEDAVVEAGAVLGPHVCVGQNATVGANTVLENTVLDADARVGANATLADCMLGQGARLGPGTIAAGGPADVRIDERVLTDQRLGAVVADRAELGGGVTIAPGTLIGPEAQVGAGVTLDANVPADAEVRR; this is encoded by the coding sequence ATGACAGCACCGACGGCGGTCGTTTTAGCCGCGGGGGAGGGCGTCCGTCTTCGGCCGCTCACCCGCAATCGGCCAAAGCCGCTGCTCCCGGCAGGCTCGTCGCCGATTCTCGAACACGCGCTGGACACGCTCACGAGCGTCGGCGTCGACGACATCGTTCTCGTGGTCGGTCACAAGCGCTCGCGCGTGCAGGACTACGTCGGGTCGACGCACGACGGCGCCACGGTCCGCTATGTCACACAGGACTCGCAGTTAGGGAGCGGTCACGCGCTCTTGCAGGCCGAGTCGGCGGTCGACGGCCCGCTGCTCGTGTTGAACGGCGATCAAGTCATCGACTCGGCCATCGTCCGGGACGTGCTCGACGCCCATCGGGACGCCGGCGACGCCGCGGCGACGGTCGGCGCGCTCGATCGGGGCGGACTCTCGCGGTACGGCGGCGTCGTCGTGGACGACGGCCGCGCGACCGAGTTCGCAGAGAACCCGGACGACGAAGCCAAGTACCGGCTCAACGCCGGCGTCTACGGGCTGGAGCAATCGATCTTTGACGCCCTGCGTTCGACCGGTCCCGAGAACGGCGACTTGCCGCTGACCAGCGGCCTGCAGACGCTCGTCGACCGGGACGAAAACGTCGCTGCGGTCCGGACGGAAGGACTCTGGGCGGACGCCAACTACCCGTGGGACGTGCTTGGACTCGCCCGCGAGCTGTTCGACCACGGCGTCCTGCCGGGCGCCGACGACCCCGCGATGGGGATCGCACCGTCCGCGCGCGTCCACGACGACGCCGTTCTCAAATCCCCGGTCGTCGTCGCCGAGGACGCCGTCGTCGAGGCTGGCGCGGTGCTCGGGCCACACGTCTGCGTCGGGCAGAACGCAACGGTTGGGGCGAACACGGTGCTCGAAAACACGGTGCTGGACGCCGACGCTCGGGTCGGCGCGAACGCAACGCTTGCGGACTGTATGCTCGGGCAGGGCGCCCGCCTCGGTCCGGGAACGATCGCCGCGGGCGGACCGGCCGACGTTCGGATCGACGAGCGTGTGCTCACCGACCAGCGGCTCGGCGCCGTCGTCGCCGATCGAGCCGAACTCGGCGGCGGCGTCACGATCGCACCGGGGACGCTGATCGGCCCCGAAGCACAAGTCGGGGCCGGCGTGACGCTCGACGCGAACGTGCCAGCCGACGCGGAGGTGCGCCGCTGA
- a CDS encoding pirin family protein yields MTADDADRNGNEPVPGGTVRHGPGVTANRAFPTNSYPSHLDPFVLFERFYIDPEKGFPMHPHKGFEIVTYMLDGGMDHEDSLGVEHTAYGGDAMQITTGSGIEHAELAADGAACTGLQLWINLPREDKDAEPSYADASPDELPTEDRDGATVTTVVGEGSPIELHTPMEYHDIDVTDAWTWSPPEGWAGFLYGVGGEGTVDGEAFEQGDVLHLTEAREVELDAEGSLRVVAVAGRPHDEPIQHQGPFVF; encoded by the coding sequence ATGACAGCTGACGACGCCGATCGAAACGGCAACGAGCCGGTTCCCGGCGGGACGGTGAGACACGGCCCCGGCGTGACGGCGAATCGGGCGTTTCCGACCAACAGCTACCCGTCGCATCTCGACCCGTTCGTGCTGTTCGAGCGCTTCTACATCGACCCCGAGAAAGGCTTCCCGATGCACCCCCACAAGGGGTTCGAGATCGTGACCTACATGCTCGATGGCGGGATGGACCACGAGGACTCGCTGGGCGTCGAGCACACCGCCTACGGCGGCGACGCGATGCAGATCACGACGGGAAGCGGGATCGAGCACGCCGAACTCGCCGCCGATGGCGCGGCGTGTACCGGCCTCCAGCTATGGATCAACCTCCCCCGAGAAGACAAAGACGCCGAGCCGTCCTACGCCGACGCGTCGCCCGACGAGTTGCCGACCGAAGACCGTGACGGCGCGACCGTCACGACCGTCGTCGGAGAGGGCTCGCCGATCGAGCTTCACACGCCGATGGAGTACCACGATATCGACGTGACCGACGCGTGGACGTGGTCGCCCCCAGAAGGCTGGGCGGGCTTTCTCTACGGCGTCGGCGGCGAGGGAACGGTCGACGGCGAGGCGTTCGAACAGGGTGACGTGCTCCATCTGACCGAGGCCCGTGAAGTCGAACTCGACGCCGAAGGATCGCTTCGCGTTGTCGCCGTCGCGGGCCGACCGCACGACGAGCCGATCCAGCACCAAGGCCCGTTCGTGTTTTGA
- a CDS encoding undecaprenyl-diphosphate phosphatase translates to MDLPELLVAFLAGVLQGILEWLPVSSQGNLSLFLTAVGTAPEIAVQLSLFLQVGTTVSAALYYRSDIAAALADAPKWRPRSAFERPTAELSFVVLATAMTGLVGVPLYATVLDAASELAGGAFVALIGALLVLTGLFQQTSESVGLGERDLPNWLDAVIVGALQGLAVLPGVSRSGTTASGLLVRGHDGASAFRLSFLMSIPAGLGAAALTMADAGGLPGVSPDSAVVALLASVVVGYAAIDALLRIVERVPFWAVCYGLGGLAILGGALATVV, encoded by the coding sequence ATGGATCTCCCCGAGCTTCTCGTTGCCTTCCTCGCCGGCGTCCTGCAGGGAATCTTGGAGTGGTTGCCCGTTTCCAGCCAAGGCAACCTGTCGCTGTTTCTGACCGCTGTCGGCACTGCACCCGAGATCGCCGTCCAGCTTTCACTCTTTTTGCAGGTCGGGACCACAGTCTCGGCCGCACTCTACTATCGATCGGACATCGCGGCGGCGCTGGCCGACGCACCGAAGTGGCGTCCCCGATCGGCGTTCGAGCGCCCGACCGCCGAGCTCTCGTTCGTCGTGCTGGCGACGGCTATGACGGGGCTCGTCGGCGTCCCGCTGTACGCCACCGTACTTGACGCCGCGAGTGAACTCGCCGGCGGCGCCTTCGTCGCGCTGATCGGCGCGCTGCTCGTACTCACCGGGCTGTTCCAGCAGACCAGCGAGTCCGTCGGCCTCGGCGAGCGCGACCTGCCGAACTGGCTCGACGCCGTGATCGTCGGGGCGCTGCAGGGGCTCGCGGTGCTTCCCGGCGTCTCCCGGTCGGGGACGACCGCCAGCGGCCTGCTCGTCCGCGGCCACGACGGCGCTTCGGCATTTCGGCTCTCCTTTCTCATGTCGATCCCGGCCGGGCTCGGCGCCGCCGCGCTGACGATGGCCGACGCCGGCGGGCTGCCCGGCGTCTCGCCCGACTCCGCCGTGGTAGCGCTGCTGGCGAGCGTCGTCGTCGGCTACGCCGCGATCGACGCCTTGCTCCGGATCGTCGAACGCGTGCCCTTCTGGGCGGTCTGTTACGGCCTCGGCGGGCTGGCGATCCTCGGCGGCGCGCTGGCGACGGTCGTGTGA
- a CDS encoding LLM class flavin-dependent oxidoreductase, with translation MSENISFEYNVPVFAGAPDQGGDEPVHRDTPTYDALDWETTKNGILKAEELGFDAAWAPDHLMLGRDRAEYECWTLLSAMAGFTDDINIGSLVLCNDYRNPALVAKMAATLDVISEGRLELGLGAGWHEPEYDAYDWEYRDGFDRLMRLDESIRLMKRMWDAGGDGASFDGDHYQIEDAPCAPAPVQDPHPDILVGGQGENVTLKLVAKHADVWNTDVFNGDVETLEHKIGVIEDHCETVGRDPDEIEYSWDGHIVCTRDEEKLDRMLDLMTPIQFEDEYTDQPDITRENADDYFIVGTPEECAAAIERRIDAGVTKFMGWFVDFPDHGGMELFADEVMPEFQ, from the coding sequence ATGTCCGAGAACATCTCGTTCGAGTACAACGTTCCCGTGTTCGCCGGTGCGCCCGATCAGGGCGGCGACGAGCCCGTCCACCGGGACACACCCACCTACGACGCGCTGGACTGGGAGACGACCAAGAACGGCATCCTCAAGGCTGAGGAACTCGGCTTCGACGCCGCGTGGGCGCCCGACCACTTGATGCTCGGTCGCGACCGAGCCGAGTACGAGTGCTGGACGCTCCTCTCGGCGATGGCCGGCTTCACCGACGATATCAACATCGGGTCACTGGTGCTGTGCAACGACTACCGGAACCCCGCGCTCGTCGCGAAGATGGCGGCGACGCTGGACGTGATCTCGGAGGGCCGCCTCGAACTCGGGCTGGGCGCGGGCTGGCACGAACCGGAGTACGACGCCTACGACTGGGAGTACCGCGACGGGTTCGACCGGCTGATGCGCCTCGACGAGTCGATCCGCCTGATGAAGCGGATGTGGGATGCTGGCGGCGACGGCGCCAGCTTCGACGGCGACCACTACCAGATCGAGGACGCCCCTTGCGCCCCGGCGCCCGTACAGGACCCCCATCCCGACATCCTCGTCGGCGGGCAGGGCGAAAACGTGACGCTCAAGCTCGTCGCCAAGCACGCCGACGTCTGGAACACCGACGTGTTCAACGGCGACGTGGAAACCTTAGAGCACAAGATCGGCGTCATCGAGGACCACTGCGAGACCGTCGGGCGCGACCCCGACGAGATCGAGTACTCGTGGGACGGCCACATCGTCTGCACGCGCGACGAGGAGAAGCTCGACCGGATGCTCGACCTGATGACGCCGATCCAGTTCGAAGACGAGTACACCGACCAGCCCGACATCACCCGGGAGAACGCCGACGACTACTTCATCGTCGGAACGCCCGAGGAGTGCGCCGCGGCGATCGAACGCCGGATCGACGCCGGCGTGACGAAGTTCATGGGCTGGTTCGTCGACTTCCCCGACCACGGCGGGATGGAACTGTTCGCCGACGAGGTGATGCCGGAGTTCCAGTAG
- a CDS encoding pyridoxamine 5'-phosphate oxidase family protein — translation MTDEEIAAFLERQGHGVLSFGGETPYGLPISFGYDVIDNRCIFQLVSGDTSKKQDYIDASPAVTLVSYDWGSIDNWHSVIIDGEMVEIPDDSPEAVDAADIFAESATAVGLSVFEGSFDDLEPSWYTLQIEEMSGRRAPDLE, via the coding sequence ATGACTGACGAGGAAATCGCTGCGTTCCTCGAACGACAGGGCCACGGCGTCCTCTCGTTCGGCGGCGAGACGCCGTACGGACTCCCGATCTCGTTCGGGTACGACGTCATCGACAACCGGTGTATCTTCCAGCTCGTCTCCGGCGACACCAGCAAGAAACAGGACTACATCGACGCGTCCCCGGCGGTGACGCTCGTGAGCTACGACTGGGGCAGCATCGATAACTGGCACAGTGTCATAATTGACGGAGAAATGGTAGAAATCCCGGACGATTCGCCCGAAGCGGTCGACGCCGCAGACATCTTCGCGGAGTCGGCGACGGCCGTCGGCCTCTCGGTTTTCGAGGGATCGTTCGACGATCTCGAGCCGAGCTGGTACACACTCCAGATCGAGGAGATGTCGGGCCGTCGAGCCCCCGACCTCGAGTGA
- a CDS encoding digeranylgeranylglycerophospholipid reductase: MADESPNRAMTTPDDDRHDVVIAGAGPAGGQCARDIAARGYDVVVLEAEQEDGFPGPSNKSTAGTFHSMMSAFQVPDTVVQNYTDNVVLESPNSFYNRDHAGAVLDFAAFKRWLVDAAREEGAEVRFGARVSKPILENGEIVGVRYNGDEEIYGDIVVDATGPSAPLAKELDVSNLHRETQAIGIDYEVEGIDLDHRGYADLTDSMMLRLDHDIAPGGYSWIFHTGGDTAKVGVCYIQNDRHREQAVDGMRIDDYMDRWLDDDPRFEDAYRPDDGNVLRGSAHIQMPGELHTDNFMAIGDTVPSIDPLWGEGIHKGMKSGRVAAVAADYCLAGSTPDTSAENIGVYDQLWHNEVAPNMHSRLMLTELLYLARNERYDTLMNDLRRADGDVLAGANKGGKLDMAKLLHLSDVPLVAKWLKGRLKDPSGRWNPMAGLR, from the coding sequence ATGGCCGACGAATCACCGAACAGAGCGATGACGACGCCGGACGACGACCGGCACGACGTCGTCATCGCCGGGGCGGGTCCTGCCGGTGGGCAGTGCGCCCGCGACATCGCCGCACGAGGCTACGACGTCGTCGTTCTCGAAGCGGAGCAAGAAGACGGGTTCCCCGGCCCGAGTAACAAATCGACGGCCGGGACGTTCCACTCGATGATGTCGGCGTTTCAGGTCCCCGACACGGTCGTTCAGAACTACACCGACAACGTCGTTCTCGAATCTCCGAACTCCTTTTACAACCGCGATCACGCCGGTGCGGTGCTCGATTTCGCGGCGTTCAAGCGCTGGCTCGTCGACGCCGCACGCGAGGAAGGCGCCGAAGTTCGCTTCGGCGCGCGCGTCTCGAAGCCGATCCTCGAAAACGGCGAGATCGTCGGCGTTCGGTACAACGGTGACGAGGAGATCTACGGCGACATCGTCGTCGACGCGACCGGCCCGAGCGCACCGCTGGCCAAGGAACTCGACGTCAGCAACCTTCACCGGGAGACCCAAGCGATCGGCATCGACTACGAGGTCGAAGGCATCGACCTCGACCATCGCGGGTACGCCGATCTGACGGACTCGATGATGCTCCGACTGGATCACGACATCGCTCCCGGCGGCTACTCGTGGATCTTCCACACGGGCGGCGACACCGCGAAGGTCGGAGTCTGTTACATCCAGAACGACCGGCACCGCGAGCAGGCCGTCGACGGCATGCGCATCGACGACTACATGGATCGGTGGCTCGACGACGATCCGCGCTTCGAGGACGCCTATCGCCCCGATGACGGGAACGTCCTCCGTGGCTCCGCCCACATCCAGATGCCCGGCGAACTGCACACTGACAACTTCATGGCGATCGGCGACACCGTCCCGTCGATCGACCCGCTGTGGGGCGAAGGCATCCACAAGGGCATGAAGTCCGGTCGGGTCGCAGCGGTCGCCGCGGACTACTGTCTCGCTGGGTCGACGCCCGACACCTCTGCCGAAAACATCGGCGTCTACGATCAGCTCTGGCACAACGAGGTCGCGCCGAACATGCACTCGCGGCTCATGCTGACCGAGCTCCTCTATCTCGCCCGGAACGAGCGCTACGACACGCTGATGAATGATCTGCGACGGGCAGACGGCGACGTGCTGGCGGGCGCGAACAAGGGCGGAAAACTGGACATGGCGAAACTGCTCCATCTCAGCGACGTGCCGCTCGTCGCCAAGTGGCTCAAGGGCCGACTCAAGGATCCGTCGGGTCGGTGGAACCCGATGGCAGGACTCCGGTAA
- the rhcD gene encoding L-rhamnonate dehydratase (part of the rhamnose catabolism pathway) translates to MEITDVSATKISNESWGEFIEFPLVTIMSKYDEYRNVDGENPQARRKWMGPVGDVVVEIETDAGITGVGVGNWGSGAIATVVEETLSKLVIGENPMRREHLWEQMYRATLPFGRKGVAIMAISAVDQALWDIAGKDAGKPVYELLGGPTKDEIPAYASNLHPVDMEKLEREAIQYAEAGFDAVKLRFLHGPGDGRAGMKKNEEIVKTVRDAVGDELEIAGDAYMGWSVKYAKKMVDRLEPYDMAWVEEPVIADDIDGYAEVREAAPMPISGGEHEFTRWGHEDLLEAGAVDILQPDVGRVGGITEMKKVADMAEVHDVPVIPHAGTNPTLHAIAAHTNMPMAEYFPTPEWFEERQDEQESTYADAIFENPPSPEDGSIPLPDEPGVSTQLNREALEHFAVE, encoded by the coding sequence ATGGAAATCACTGACGTTTCAGCAACGAAAATCAGCAACGAGTCGTGGGGCGAGTTCATCGAGTTCCCCCTCGTCACGATCATGTCGAAGTACGACGAGTACCGCAACGTCGACGGCGAGAATCCCCAAGCCCGCCGGAAGTGGATGGGTCCGGTTGGCGACGTCGTCGTCGAAATCGAAACGGACGCCGGCATCACCGGCGTCGGCGTCGGCAACTGGGGTTCCGGGGCCATCGCCACTGTCGTCGAGGAGACGCTCTCGAAGCTCGTGATCGGCGAGAACCCGATGCGCCGCGAGCACCTCTGGGAGCAGATGTACCGCGCGACGCTACCCTTCGGCCGCAAAGGTGTCGCCATCATGGCGATCAGTGCCGTCGATCAAGCGCTGTGGGACATCGCGGGCAAGGACGCTGGCAAGCCGGTGTACGAACTGCTCGGCGGCCCAACGAAAGACGAAATTCCCGCGTACGCGTCGAACCTCCATCCCGTCGACATGGAGAAATTAGAGCGTGAGGCCATCCAGTACGCCGAGGCGGGCTTCGACGCGGTGAAGCTCCGCTTCCTCCACGGCCCCGGCGACGGCCGCGCTGGCATGAAGAAAAACGAGGAGATCGTCAAGACGGTCCGCGACGCGGTCGGCGATGAACTCGAAATCGCGGGCGACGCCTACATGGGCTGGTCCGTCAAGTATGCGAAAAAGATGGTCGATCGCCTCGAACCGTACGACATGGCGTGGGTCGAGGAGCCGGTCATCGCCGACGACATCGACGGCTACGCCGAGGTCCGTGAGGCCGCGCCGATGCCGATCTCCGGCGGCGAGCACGAGTTCACCCGCTGGGGCCACGAGGATCTCCTCGAAGCGGGCGCTGTCGATATCCTCCAGCCCGACGTGGGCCGCGTCGGCGGCATCACGGAGATGAAGAAGGTCGCCGACATGGCCGAAGTCCACGACGTGCCCGTGATTCCCCACGCCGGCACGAACCCGACGCTGCACGCCATCGCCGCCCACACCAACATGCCGATGGCGGAGTACTTCCCCACGCCCGAGTGGTTCGAGGAGCGTCAAGACGAGCAGGAGTCGACCTACGCCGACGCCATCTTCGAGAACCCGCCCTCGCCCGAGGACGGCTCGATCCCGCTGCCCGACGAGCCCGGCGTCAGCACCCAACTCAATCGCGAGGCGCTCGAACATTTCGCCGTGGAGTAA
- the glmS gene encoding glutamine--fructose-6-phosphate transaminase (isomerizing) has translation MCGIVGYVGRERQQDARDVLVGGLSNLEYRGYDSAGVALANGDVTVVKREGEVDELVGALDERAPSSAPVGIGHTRWSTHGEPSDENAHPHTDCTGEVAVVHNGIIENYDQLRAELREGGHEFESGTDTEVVPHLIEEALEAGADRDAAFRDAIDRLEGSYAIAAVFEDDETVFAARQDSPLVIGVGDDGYYLASDVPAFIDYTDRVCYLEDGQFARIDAETMSVTDADGKPVETSLSTVEWDAEDAGKSGYDHYMLKEIHEQPRALRKCLRERVDGIDGSVDLDLDRLDDADRIHLVACGTSYHAALYGAQVLRERGVPAQAFVASEYDRTTLAGETPLVIGVTQSGETADTLGALRTARAAGAETLAVTNTVGSTAARECDQALYVRAGPEIGVAATKTFASQQLALHAFALWHSADSIDPERIDALRSLPDQVQSVLDDADVESIAAEYADSSAFFFIGRGHNHPVALEGALKLKEITYEHAEGFPAGELKHGPLALMEDDAPVIALVTGDGERARKTLNNVKEVQSRGAPVIAVTDGRLDVEQYANHVLTVPETDPTLAPLLANVQLQLLAYWIAARLGRPIDKPRHLAKSVTVE, from the coding sequence ATGTGTGGCATCGTCGGCTACGTCGGCCGCGAACGCCAGCAGGACGCCCGCGACGTGCTGGTCGGCGGGCTCTCGAATCTCGAATACCGGGGGTACGACTCGGCCGGCGTCGCCCTCGCAAACGGCGATGTCACCGTCGTCAAACGCGAAGGCGAGGTCGACGAACTCGTCGGCGCACTCGACGAGCGCGCGCCGAGTTCGGCGCCGGTCGGGATCGGCCACACGCGCTGGTCGACCCACGGCGAGCCGTCGGACGAGAACGCACACCCCCACACCGACTGCACGGGCGAGGTCGCGGTCGTTCACAACGGCATCATCGAGAACTACGATCAGTTGCGCGCCGAGCTCCGCGAAGGCGGCCACGAGTTCGAGAGCGGGACCGACACTGAGGTCGTTCCCCACCTGATCGAGGAAGCGCTCGAAGCGGGCGCCGACCGCGACGCCGCGTTTCGAGATGCGATCGACCGTCTGGAGGGAAGCTACGCGATCGCCGCCGTGTTCGAGGACGACGAGACGGTGTTCGCCGCCAGACAGGACTCCCCGCTCGTGATCGGCGTCGGCGACGACGGCTACTATCTCGCCAGCGACGTGCCCGCGTTCATCGACTACACTGACCGCGTCTGCTATCTGGAGGACGGTCAGTTCGCCCGGATCGACGCCGAGACGATGTCGGTCACCGACGCCGACGGCAAGCCGGTCGAGACATCCCTTTCAACTGTCGAGTGGGACGCCGAAGACGCCGGCAAGAGCGGCTACGACCACTACATGCTCAAGGAGATCCACGAGCAACCGCGGGCGTTGCGGAAGTGCCTCCGCGAGCGCGTCGACGGGATCGACGGGAGTGTCGACCTCGATCTCGACCGGCTCGACGACGCCGACCGGATCCACCTCGTGGCCTGCGGAACGAGCTATCACGCCGCGCTGTACGGCGCGCAGGTGCTCAGAGAGCGCGGCGTCCCGGCCCAAGCGTTCGTCGCAAGCGAGTACGACCGGACGACCCTCGCGGGCGAGACGCCGCTGGTGATCGGCGTGACCCAGAGCGGCGAGACCGCCGACACGCTGGGGGCGCTCCGGACGGCCCGCGCGGCTGGCGCCGAGACGCTCGCGGTGACAAACACCGTCGGTTCGACGGCGGCCCGCGAGTGCGATCAGGCGCTGTACGTCCGGGCAGGGCCGGAGATCGGCGTCGCCGCGACCAAGACGTTCGCCAGCCAACAGCTCGCACTGCACGCCTTCGCGCTGTGGCACTCGGCCGACTCGATCGATCCCGAACGAATCGACGCGTTACGGTCCTTGCCCGATCAGGTCCAGTCGGTGCTGGACGACGCCGACGTGGAGTCGATCGCCGCGGAGTACGCCGATTCCTCGGCGTTTTTCTTCATCGGCCGCGGCCACAACCACCCCGTCGCGCTCGAAGGCGCGCTGAAGCTCAAGGAGATCACCTACGAGCACGCCGAGGGCTTCCCGGCGGGCGAGCTAAAGCACGGCCCGCTGGCGCTGATGGAAGACGACGCGCCCGTGATCGCGCTGGTGACCGGCGACGGCGAGCGCGCCCGGAAGACGCTCAACAACGTCAAGGAGGTCCAATCGCGCGGGGCGCCGGTGATCGCGGTCACGGACGGGCGACTCGACGTCGAGCAGTACGCGAACCACGTCCTGACGGTGCCCGAGACCGACCCGACGCTCGCGCCGCTGCTCGCAAACGTCCAGTTGCAGCTGCTGGCCTACTGGATCGCCGCGAGACTCGGCCGGCCGATCGACAAACCGCGGCATCTCGCAAAGAGCGTCACCGTCGAATAG
- a CDS encoding PAS domain-containing protein produces the protein MTLSAAAYRDIFEEHPDGMAVLGPETGRIHECNARFAELVDTTSEQLEGRAISTVLASPTAADGDLVGELQETEGETAYRIRTDEETDRSVAVRTSTLDGGGNERVVMRAVAAPEQAQLQELERKTRAMDEAPIGITISDLDDEDNALIYANEGFQRLTGYSKSSVVGQNCRFLQGDETSGEPVATMRDAVEANEATSVELRNYRKDGAMFWNRVTIAPVEDADGEISNYVGFQEDITERKEYEQELELAYNLLETVPSGVLRTTPSADGTFEYANPALVSLLDAESSDQLREHRVAEFYETPSERADLIDDLAETDTPVQHETTVETMTGDTKEVLITALLTEDDGGNEHIHKVVQDITTRKEYERRIKEQRDNLDILNQILRHDIRNDLQLVSAYAEMLDEHVDEAGEEQLATIRTSAANAIELTRTARDMADVMLSAEDTRREVDLRRALVTKLEETRDEHPEAEIERRESLPSATVLANDMLGSVFRNLLTNAIKHNNSDQPEVTVTATTDEETATVRVADNGPGIPDAQKDEIFGKGEKGLESEGTGIGLYLVQTLVEHYGGEVWVEDNDPEGAVFGVELPLAG, from the coding sequence ATGACACTGTCGGCGGCCGCGTATCGGGACATCTTCGAAGAGCATCCGGACGGGATGGCGGTTCTCGGTCCGGAGACCGGCCGCATCCACGAGTGCAACGCGCGGTTTGCCGAGCTCGTTGATACGACCAGCGAGCAACTGGAGGGGCGAGCGATCTCGACGGTGCTGGCGTCACCGACAGCCGCGGACGGCGACCTCGTCGGTGAACTCCAAGAGACAGAGGGAGAAACGGCCTATAGAATACGGACTGACGAGGAAACGGATCGGTCAGTCGCAGTACGAACATCGACACTCGATGGCGGTGGGAACGAGAGAGTGGTGATGCGAGCCGTCGCGGCGCCGGAGCAAGCCCAGCTACAGGAGCTAGAGCGGAAGACGCGGGCGATGGACGAGGCGCCGATCGGCATCACGATCAGCGACCTCGATGACGAAGACAACGCCCTGATCTACGCCAACGAGGGGTTCCAGCGGCTGACCGGCTACTCGAAAAGCAGCGTCGTCGGACAGAACTGTCGATTCTTGCAGGGCGACGAAACGAGCGGAGAGCCGGTGGCGACGATGCGTGATGCGGTCGAGGCGAACGAGGCCACGTCGGTCGAACTCAGAAACTACCGGAAAGACGGGGCGATGTTCTGGAATCGCGTGACGATCGCCCCCGTCGAAGACGCCGACGGCGAGATTAGCAACTACGTCGGCTTTCAGGAGGACATCACCGAACGAAAGGAGTACGAACAGGAACTGGAGCTCGCGTACAATCTCCTCGAAACGGTTCCCAGCGGCGTCTTGCGGACGACACCGTCGGCCGACGGAACCTTCGAGTACGCGAATCCCGCACTCGTCTCGCTGCTGGATGCGGAGTCCAGCGACCAGCTCCGAGAGCACCGCGTCGCCGAGTTCTACGAGACGCCGTCCGAGCGCGCCGACCTCATCGATGACCTCGCCGAGACCGACACGCCGGTGCAACACGAAACGACCGTGGAGACGATGACCGGCGACACCAAGGAGGTGCTGATCACCGCACTGCTCACCGAAGACGACGGCGGGAACGAACACATCCACAAAGTCGTCCAGGACATCACGACCCGGAAGGAGTACGAGCGCCGCATCAAAGAGCAGCGCGACAACCTCGACATCCTCAATCAGATTCTCCGGCACGACATCCGCAACGATCTCCAGTTGGTGAGCGCCTACGCCGAAATGCTCGACGAGCACGTCGACGAGGCTGGCGAGGAGCAGTTGGCGACGATTCGGACGAGCGCGGCAAACGCCATCGAACTCACTCGAACGGCACGAGACATGGCCGACGTGATGCTCTCGGCGGAGGACACCCGACGCGAAGTCGACCTCCGGAGGGCACTTGTCACCAAGCTCGAGGAGACGCGCGACGAGCACCCGGAGGCCGAGATCGAACGCCGGGAGTCGCTCCCGTCGGCGACGGTGCTGGCAAACGATATGCTCGGGTCGGTGTTCCGGAATCTCCTGACGAACGCGATCAAGCACAACAATTCTGACCAACCGGAAGTCACCGTGACAGCGACCACTGACGAGGAGACGGCGACGGTTCGAGTCGCGGACAACGGACCGGGAATCCCGGACGCACAAAAAGACGAAATCTTCGGCAAAGGTGAGAAGGGACTCGAAAGCGAAGGAACGGGGATTGGGCTGTATCTCGTCCAGACGCTCGTCGAACACTACGGCGGCGAGGTATGGGTCGAGGACAACGATCCCGAGGGAGCGGTGTTCGGCGTCGAGTTGCCGCTGGCGGGCTGA